In Deltaproteobacteria bacterium, the DNA window CAGCAAGAAGCCGGTCAGCGAGGTCATAAACGCCGTGGCAAAGGCTAGGTCCGAAAGGGCATGATCTGGCATGGGAAGGCCGCGCTGCAGCCACATGGCGAACAGAAGCCCGGCCAGGCCGGCCAGAATGGTCAGGTTATAGCCGACCAGGGGCTCTATCTCTGGGGAGGGCTTGACCCGCCTGAAGGTCCACATGAGCAGCCAGGGAAAGGCGATGCCCTTCAGGCCGAAGACCATCAGGCTGAATCCCCAGGTGTAGGTGGTGATCTGACCCTGGGCCGCCACCAGGGGGAGGATCCCCAGGATCATGCCCTGAAAGGCCACCCGACCAATCAGCGAGCGGACCCGACACGAGGCCAGCAGGGCTAGATTGGCCAGGATGATCCCTATCATCAACGATTCGACAAGTACTGTGCTC includes these proteins:
- a CDS encoding hydrogenase-4 component E; the protein is MSTVLVESLMIGIILANLALLASCRVRSLIGRVAFQGMILGILPLVAAQGQITTYTWGFSLMVFGLKGIAFPWLLMWTFRRVKPSPEIEPLVGYNLTILAGLAGLLFAMWLQRGLPMPDHALSDLAFATAFMTSLTGFLLLVTRKKALTQVIGYLVAENGIFLFGVTLSPHGPLWMELSTLLDLFVAVFVMGIAIHHINREFDSIDMDSLSSLKD